From the Caldanaerobius fijiensis DSM 17918 genome, the window GGCAGAAGGCAAGGTGGAGGACAGGGTCATTAAGATTAATGATATTAACATCAATGTCCACTGCGATGTAGGTAAATATGCCCTTTCAGCTCACGCAGATATGATGGAGATATTGGGCCTTTTAGGAAAGCTGCGACCAAAGTCTGTTATACTGGTTCACGGTGGACCTGATGCCATTACAAAATTGGGGCAGGAGGTCATGAAGGAATTTAAAGTAAATGTTTATACCCCTCAAAACGGAGATGATATTGAGATACAGGTGGAAAAACCTCGAAAACAAGTGGCTGATATCGTATATCCTTCCATGAAAGCGGATATTCCGCTAGACGAGAAAAACATGGAAGAGCTCTGGAGGTTTATTTATACAAATATAGGATCTGGAGCTGCATTGAGCGCCCAAGATATTGCCCATATCTGGGGGTATGAGGAGCAGAGTCTGGAAGAAATAAGTGATTTATTGGATAAATCTATTTATTTTGATCACGACAGAAAAATGATGTTTTTGTATCACGCTTTAGACCTTGCTGCCATTGAGGATAGGAAAAAGCCCAGGATCATGGAAGTAAATAAAATGCTGGAACTGGCAAATCAATACTTTACATCTGAAATGGGCGTATACCGGATAGGTGCCAGGCAGGATGAGAGCTGTGCTTTAGTTTATTTCAATTTTCCAGATGTGGCGAAAAATAGGTATCAGGATTTATTTCAAAAATTCCAAGAGGAGACTGGCTGGAAGGTAGAGATAAATCAGAATATAAATACATCGGCTATAAATAGAGAAATATTGAAGGCATTGCCAGCAGGTGTAACCCCTGTGGGTAAAATCTCTTACGATATCTTTAGAAAAGTAGTTGAAATAAAAATTGATCAAAGCCTGGGAGATCAAGAGTTGAAAGATATAAAAGAAAGATTTAAAAACGGCACAGGAATGGATTTATTTATAAATCATCCAGGAGATGCACAGCAAGAGGTAATAGATAAAAGTCATCAGAAAACTATCGATAGCAAAATGATGGAACAAAATGCGGCATTAAACCTTATAGATCAGGCTTTTAAAGATTATCCTCACAGGCCCTATAAAAAGAGCATAAAGTCAAAAGGCGGGACGAGGTATATAGAGCTATCCTTTATATCAAAACCTGTAGGAGAAAGATATACCTCGCTTATAAGAGAACTGGAGGATAAGACGGGATGGGCCATAACGATTTCATCATCGTGCAATCAGGTAGAAATTTTAAATATTGTGACCACATTATGCGAA encodes:
- a CDS encoding MBL fold metallo-hydrolase, producing the protein MKLIFCGGAMEVGASCYLVRVAGKNILLDCGIRMTSNKDSLPDFSLIQDNGGVDAIFISHAHIDHTGALPAISRQYPNARIYMTQPTKDLVRVLLYDSLKIMEREAEIPIYTENHVIDMLDRVMCYSPHVNIKPFDDCDITATFYSAGHILGAASLYLKTPEGSIFYSGDFSGFKQNAIEGASIPRLRPDIAIIESTYGDRLHANREMEEKRLIDMVRNVISRKGNVLIPAFALGRAQEVILILRRAIAKKQLPDTEIYVDGLVKDICRVYMQNPNYLRSQLAKKVLKGNDIFFNDTIQKVTSSTMRDDIIKKDGGCIIISSSGMLTGGPSQIYAQKFAGGEKNFIAITGYQDEEAPGRQLADLAEGKVEDRVIKINDININVHCDVGKYALSAHADMMEILGLLGKLRPKSVILVHGGPDAITKLGQEVMKEFKVNVYTPQNGDDIEIQVEKPRKQVADIVYPSMKADIPLDEKNMEELWRFIYTNIGSGAALSAQDIAHIWGYEEQSLEEISDLLDKSIYFDHDRKMMFLYHALDLAAIEDRKKPRIMEVNKMLELANQYFTSEMGVYRIGARQDESCALVYFNFPDVAKNRYQDLFQKFQEETGWKVEINQNINTSAINREILKALPAGVTPVGKISYDIFRKVVEIKIDQSLGDQELKDIKERFKNGTGMDLFINHPGDAQQEVIDKSHQKTIDSKMMEQNAALNLIDQAFKDYPHRPYKKSIKSKGGTRYIELSFISKPVGERYTSLIRELEDKTGWAITISSSCNQVEILNIVTTLCEKKGIALRKNPSIYLDSMQIKIYPVEPLNSDLIESLSESLKELTGFTAIA